One window of the Benincasa hispida cultivar B227 chromosome 3, ASM972705v1, whole genome shotgun sequence genome contains the following:
- the LOC120073611 gene encoding replication factor C subunit 3-like yields MFCKHLQVFLRETICGGFAWGFHEGVKKQNQFIGEHIRNLTETRHRRGTTDDDIIAVSRSFPHLSRGVVEDVLVKVGDFIFPVDFVVLDMEEDFEIPIILGRPFLAIGRALIDVYDGKVTLWVNDEEMKFNIFVLSSLRMCEHFLFPAISSLCSLFQSHFFLFVHTLKFPSQNLKKLVTEQDCPHLLFYGPSGSGKKTLVMALIWQMFGASAEEVKVENKTWKVDAETRTIDIELTTLSSTNHVELTPSDAGFQDRYIIQEIIKEIAKNRQIDSKGKKGHKVLVLNDIDKLSREAQHSHRRTMEKYSSYCRLILCCNSSSKVTEAIRSRCLNVRINGPTEEQILKVLEFIGKKERLQLPSRFASRIVDKSNRSLRRAILSFETCRVQQYPFVSNQAIPPMDWEEYIIEIASDILKEQSPKRLFQVRGNLYELLVNCIPPEIILKRLLYELLEKLDAELKHEICHWAAYYEHRMHLGQKAIFHIEAFVAKFMSIYKTFLISTFG; encoded by the exons ATGTTTTGCAAGCACCTCCAAGTTTTTCTAAGAGAAACCATATGTGGAGGCTTTGCTTGGGGATTTCATGAAGGAGTTAAGAAGCAGAACCAATTTATTGGAGAGCACATAAGGAATCTGACG GAAACTAGACATAGGAGAGGTACAACCGACGACGATATCATTGCAGTTAGCAGATCGTTCCCTCACTTATCCCGTGGTGTAGTAGAGGATGTTCTTGTTAAAGTCGGTGATTTCATCTTCCCAGTAGATTTTGTGGTCTTAGATATGGAAGAAGACTTTGAAATTCCCATCATCCTTGGAAGGCCATTCCTAGCCATAGGCAGAGCATTGATTGATGTATATGATGGCAAGGTTACACTTTGGGTGAATGATGAGGAGATGAAGTTCAACATTTTTGTTCTTTCAAGCCTGAGGATGTGTGAACA CTTTCTTTTTCCCGCCATTTCAAGCCTTTGCTCTCTCTTTCAATCACACTTCTTTCTCTTTGTCCATACCCTCAAATTTCCATCACAGAATCTTAAGAAATTG GTTACCGAACAGGACTGTCCTCATTTGCTCTTCTATGGCCCCTCCGGTTCCGGAAAGAAAACCCTAGTCATGGCCCTCATCTGGCAGATGTTCGGAGCCAGTGCGGAGGAA GTGAAGGTGGAGAACAAAACGTGGAAAGTTGAT GCTGAAACTAGAACTATCGATATAGAGTTGACCACCTTATCAAGTACAAACCACGTGGAGCTCACTCCCAGCGATGCAGGTTTCCAAGATAGATATATTATTCAAGAGATTATCaaagaaatagcaaaaaacAGACAAATTGACTCCAAAGGGAAAAAGGGGCATAAAG TTTTGGTTCTAAATGACATTGACAAACTATCAAGGGAAGCCCAACACTCTCATAGGAGAACAATGGAGAAATATAGCTCATATTGTAGGTTAATTCTTTGCTGCAATAGTTCATCAAAAGTTACTGAAGCAATCCGTTCTCGCTGCCTAAATGTGCGGATAAATGGACCAACAGAGGAGCAG ATTCTCAAGGTACTGGAGTTCATTGGGAAGAAAGAAAGACTGCAACTTCCATCTAGATTTGCTTCCCGTATTGTAGACAAATCAAACCGGAGTTTGAGGAGAGCTATACTATCATTTGAGACTTGTCGTGTTCAACA gTATCCTTTTGTCAGTAACCAGGCAATACCACCAATGGATTGGGAGGAGTACATCATTGAGATAGCATCTGACATATTGAAGGAGCAGAGTCCCAAGAG ATTGTTCCAGGTTCGCGGGAATTTATACGAGCTACTGGTTAATTGTATCCCACCGGAGATTATATTGAAG AGGCTGCTTTATGAGCTACTCGAGAAATTGGATGCTGAACTAAAGCATGAGATCTGTCATTGGGCCGCATATTAT GAACACAGGATGCACCTTGGACAGAAAGCCATCTTCCACATTGAAG